In the Ictalurus punctatus breed USDA103 chromosome 7, Coco_2.0, whole genome shotgun sequence genome, one interval contains:
- the LOC108268026 gene encoding serine/arginine repetitive matrix protein 2, translating to MHFLHTIEENDESEELLQEPEGGGQKESDEPSKHGIRKSRHETDSESYEATMAYSEKEPVSHGRRADGDPSTGLPSVAVKDRRKPHDEPSKSLSPSRRRNSRRSSSSTHTMSERRSSSAARSPNRRISSTLQSFRRMSSSTPGSTWRRSSSAWSSPSSSARREVLRSRSPARMSGPVVGKRDAQKTTSTKRTGEKAPSCARRRRRRTHPAPAHDDLPAPQWLIDLMFDIEEASKHELTVE from the exons ATGCACTTCCTGCACACCATCGAGGAAAATGATGAGTCTGAAGAACTCCTGCAGGAACCTGAAGGAGGAGGCCAGAAGGAGTCGGATGAACCTTCAAAACATG GCATCAGAAAGTCAAGACATGAGACTGACTCGGAGAGTTACGAGGCCACAATGGCTTACTCGGAGAAAGAACCGGTCTCGCATGGGAGGCGTGCTGACGGTGACCCTAGCACAGGTTTACCCTCAGTGGCCGTGAAGGATCGGAGAAAACCACACGATGAACCGAGTAAGAGCTTGAGCCCGTCGAGACGGAGAAACTCCAGGAGAAGTAGCTCCTCGACACACACGATGTCTGAGAGAAGAAGCTCTTCAGCAGCTAGAAGCCCTAACAGAAGAATCTCCTCAACACTACAGAGCTTTAGAAGAATGAGCTCCTCAACTCCAGGAAGCACTTGGAGAAGGTCCTCCTCAGCGTGGAGTTCTCCGTCCTCAAGTGCACGACGTGAAGTTCTGAGAAGTCGTTCTCCAGCGCGCATGTCTGGGCCTGTAGTCGGGAAGCGTGATGCACAAAAG ACTACTTCAACAAAGAGGACCGGTGAAAAAGCGCCATCTTGTGCACGGAGACGGAGACGGCGTACACACCCAGCTCCTGCACAT GATGACCTTCCTGCACCTCAGTGGCTCATCGATCTTATGTTTGACATTGAAGAAGCCAGCAAGCACGAGCTGACCGTGGAGTGA
- the igfbp1b gene encoding insulin-like growth factor-binding protein 1b isoform X2, with protein MRGLVLISTLGFILILIPAPAEQSPVPELVPIRCAPCTPEKLSACPAAPSGCRELMKEPGCGCCMTCALPEGALCGVYTAHCGTGLRCTPKEDDPQPLHSLTRGQALCTVDRSAQEESGEHGFSLHQLLGLDKAGDPEAHESIRAKVNAIRKKLVELGPCHTELHSALDRIMASQHALGEKFTTFYLPNCDTNGFYKTKQCETSLVGQAARCWCVSAWNGKRITGSSDVPVDALCHQEITH; from the exons ATGCGCGGATTAGTGCTGATTTCCACGCTCGGATTCATCCTGATCCTCATCCCTGCTCCAGCAGAACAGTCCCCTGTTCCAGAGCTGGTGCCGATCCGGTGCGCACCGTGTACCCCGGAGAAGCTGAGCGCATGCCCGGCCGCTCCATCCGGCTGCAGGGAGCTGATGAAAGAACCGGGCTGCGGCTGCTGCATGACCTGCGCGCTGCCCGAGGGCGCCCTGTGCGGGGTCTACACGGCGCACTGCGGCACGGGACTGCGCTGCACGCCGAAAGAAGACGACCCGCAGCCGCTCCACTCGCTCACCCGCGGACAGGCCTTGTGCACCGTGGACCGCTCCGCGCAAG AGGAGAGCGGGGAGCACGGCTTCTCCTTACACCAGCTGCTGGGACTGGATAAAGCCGGAGACCCGGAGGCGCACGAGAGCATCAGGGCTAAAGTAAACGCCATCCGGAAGAAGCTGGTGGAATTG GGTCCATGTCACACCGAACTGCACTCTGCCCTGGACCGTATCATGGCCTCGCAGCATGCACTGGGCGAGAAGTTTACTACGTTTTACCTTCCCAACTGCGACACCAATGGCTTCTACAAGACCAAGCAG TGCGAGACGTCCCTCGTCGGACAGGCTGCACGTTGTTGGTGTGTGTCCGCTTGGAATGGGAAGAGGATCACAGGATCCAGTGATGTCCCCGTAGATGCCCTCTGCCACCAGGAGATCACTCACTGA
- the igfbp1b gene encoding insulin-like growth factor-binding protein 1b isoform X1 — translation MRGLVLISTLGFILILIPAPAEQSPVPELVPIRCAPCTPEKLSACPAAPSGCRELMKEPGCGCCMTCALPEGALCGVYTAHCGTGLRCTPKEDDPQPLHSLTRGQALCTVDRSAQGASLLSTAEPPYLDQREAEKLHDLMLNHNRLLTEESGEHGFSLHQLLGLDKAGDPEAHESIRAKVNAIRKKLVELGPCHTELHSALDRIMASQHALGEKFTTFYLPNCDTNGFYKTKQCETSLVGQAARCWCVSAWNGKRITGSSDVPVDALCHQEITH, via the exons ATGCGCGGATTAGTGCTGATTTCCACGCTCGGATTCATCCTGATCCTCATCCCTGCTCCAGCAGAACAGTCCCCTGTTCCAGAGCTGGTGCCGATCCGGTGCGCACCGTGTACCCCGGAGAAGCTGAGCGCATGCCCGGCCGCTCCATCCGGCTGCAGGGAGCTGATGAAAGAACCGGGCTGCGGCTGCTGCATGACCTGCGCGCTGCCCGAGGGCGCCCTGTGCGGGGTCTACACGGCGCACTGCGGCACGGGACTGCGCTGCACGCCGAAAGAAGACGACCCGCAGCCGCTCCACTCGCTCACCCGCGGACAGGCCTTGTGCACCGTGGACCGCTCCGCGCAAGGTGCGTCTCTTCTCTCTACCGCCGAGCCCCCGTACCTTGATCAGCGTGAAGCTGAAAAGTTGCACGACCTAATGCTAAACCATAACCGTCTCCTTACAGAGGAGAGCGGGGAGCACGGCTTCTCCTTACACCAGCTGCTGGGACTGGATAAAGCCGGAGACCCGGAGGCGCACGAGAGCATCAGGGCTAAAGTAAACGCCATCCGGAAGAAGCTGGTGGAATTG GGTCCATGTCACACCGAACTGCACTCTGCCCTGGACCGTATCATGGCCTCGCAGCATGCACTGGGCGAGAAGTTTACTACGTTTTACCTTCCCAACTGCGACACCAATGGCTTCTACAAGACCAAGCAG TGCGAGACGTCCCTCGTCGGACAGGCTGCACGTTGTTGGTGTGTGTCCGCTTGGAATGGGAAGAGGATCACAGGATCCAGTGATGTCCCCGTAGATGCCCTCTGCCACCAGGAGATCACTCACTGA